CCGCTGCGGAAGGAGCTCCGGCGCCACATCATCGAGGGGCACGACATGGAGAAGTGAAGCGCCCGGAGGTGCACGGACTCCAAGGTCGAACCCCCTGGTCACCCTCCTGGCAACCTGGGGGTTCTCCGCGTGGGCGCCCTCCTGCGTGGCGACGCTGGTGGCGCGGGAGGTGCGTGCACAGCTTTGCGAGCACGCACAAGGAGGCGTCCCCTGGAATCCGCCCTCATCGAGCCCCCCCGACGGCAGGTCCTGGACGAGGGCCCCGCGGCCCTGGTGGTCAACACGCAGTCACGCTCGGGACGGGAGGCGTTCGAGCGCGCGAAGGCGGTCCTGGAGGAGCGCGGTGTCGACTTGGTGGAGAGCCACACCGTGTCGAGGAGCGGACGATTGCGGCGCGTGCTGGAGCAGCTCGTAGCGCGGGGGACGCGGCGCATCCTGATTGGCGGTGGGGATGGGACGCTGAGCGGCGCGGTGGCGCATCTGCTCGGGCGGGAGGTGACGCTCGGGGTGTTGCCGCTGGGGACGGGGAATGACTTCGCGCGCTCGCTCGGGATACCGCCGGACGTGGAGGCCGCATGTGACGTCATCGCGCGGGGGTATGTGGCGCGCGTGGACGTGGGCCTGGCGAACGGGCGCCCGTTCCTGAATGCCGCGAGCCTCGGGCTGGCGACGGCGATCGCGCGGAGACTGACGAAGGAGCTGAAGCAACGAGCGGGCAAGCTGGCGTACCCCATGGCCGCCGCCGCCGAGGT
The genomic region above belongs to Myxococcus stipitatus and contains:
- a CDS encoding lipid kinase; the encoded protein is MVVNTQSRSGREAFERAKAVLEERGVDLVESHTVSRSGRLRRVLEQLVARGTRRILIGGGDGTLSGAVAHLLGREVTLGVLPLGTGNDFARSLGIPPDVEAACDVIARGYVARVDVGLANGRPFLNAASLGLATAIARRLTKELKQRAGKLAYPMAAAAEVKDLKHFRVRLWADSQELELDALQLVVGNGRYHGAGNVVAPDATLDDRRLHVYAVSAPSAAAGRDGTGLGQLQDVATLARVALAVRTGEHVEHPSVTSLRAARLYVEANPVQEVNADGELVGMTPMRFEVAPAALRVYAPGPTT